The Scophthalmus maximus strain ysfricsl-2021 chromosome 7, ASM2237912v1, whole genome shotgun sequence genome includes a window with the following:
- the LOC118315726 gene encoding FERM domain-containing protein 5 isoform X4, whose product MLETYGVDPHPCKDVSGNPAFLSFTPFGFVVLQGNKRVHFLKWNEVTKLKFEGKTFHIHANQREDLKIILTYFAPTPEACKHLWKCGVENQAFYKLEKSSQVRTVSSSNLFFKGSRFRYSGRVAKEVMEQSAKIKREPPEIHRAGLVPSRSCPSITHGPRLSSVPRTRRRAVHISIMEGLESLRDSAHSTPVRSVSHSESFLPRSRSQATDASDRTAVISDEAYSPSDSVLPTPVAEHSTEQAGSRQVNGAPCSIEEEKESEAGTPTLAVGGDFGEEGAGGDSALSEVEQVNKFVLSVLRLLLVTIGLLFVLLLLLIILTESDLDIAFLRDIRQTPEFEQFHYEYFCPLRRWFACKLRWVGGWLINK is encoded by the exons ATGCTGGAGACATATGGTGTTGATCCGCATCCGTGCAAG gaCGTGTCGGGGAACCCggctttcctctccttcacacCGTTTGGCTTCGTGGTGCTCCAGGGAAACAAGAGGGTTCATTTTCTCAAATG GAACGAAGTGACCAAACTGAAGTTTGAAGGCAAGACGTTCCACATACATGCAAatcagagagag GACCTAAAGATCATCTTGACATACTTCGCACCCACGCCGGAGGCATGCAAGCACCTTTGGAAGTGTGGCGTAGAGAACCAGGCTTTCTATAA gcTCGAAAAGTCAAGTCAGGTTCGTACGGTGTCCAGCAGCAACCTGTTCTTCAAGGGCAGCCGTTTTCGTTACAG TGGGCGAGTGGCAAAAGAGGTGATGGAGCAGAGTGCCAAAATCAAACGCGAACCTCCAGAAATACACAG GGCTGGCCTCGTGCCCAGCAGAAGTTGTCCATCCATCACACACGGACCTCGCCTCAGCAGTGTACCGCGCACGCGACGGAGAGCTGTGCACATATCTATCATGGAGG GTCTGGAGTCCTTGCGAGACAGCGCCCACTCTACCCCGGTGCGTTCAGTGTCCCACAGCGAGTCCTTTCTACCGCGCTCCCGGAGCCAGGCCACCGACGCCAGCGACAGGACAGCAGTGATCTCGGACGAGGCCTACAGCCCCTCCGACAGCGTGCTGCCCACCCCGGTGGCCGAGCACAGCACGGAGCAGGCTGGCTCGCGCCAGGTCAACGGGGCGCCGTGCAGCATCGAAGAGGAGAAGGAGTCGGAGGCGGGCACCCCCACACTCGCTGTGGGGGGGGACTTTGGTGAGGAGGGTGCAGGGGGGGATTCGGCCCTCAGCGAGGTGGAACAGGTGAATAAGTTTGTCTTAAGTGTCCTCCGCTTGCTCCTTGTGACCATTGGACTCCTCTTtgtcttgctcctcctcctcatcatcctcaccgaGTCAGACCTTGACATCGCATTTTTACGTGATATCCGCCAGACCCCCGAATTTGAGCAGTTCCATTACGAATACTTTTGTCCCCTCAGGCGGTGGTTTGCCTGCAAGCTCCGCTGGGTGGGCGGGTGGCTCATTAACAAGTGA